The proteins below are encoded in one region of Silene latifolia isolate original U9 population chromosome 2, ASM4854445v1, whole genome shotgun sequence:
- the LOC141642933 gene encoding CBL-interacting serine/threonine-protein kinase 12 produces MAAALPTASARASAKKKEKESTSPGGLLLGRYEQGKLLGHGTFAKVYHAKNVKTNESVAIKVLDKEKILKGGLMTHIKREIAILRRVRHPNIVQLFEVMATKSKIFFVMEYVRGGELFNKVAKGRLKEDVARKYFQQLIAAVSFCHARGVYHRDLKPENLLLDEHGDLKVSDFGLSAVSEQIQQDGLFHTFCGTPAYVAPEVLARKGYDAAKVDIWSCGVILFVLMAGYLPFHDPNLMSMYRKIYKGEFRCPRWFSPDLAKLLMRLLDTNPDTRITLPEVMENPWFRKGYKHVKFYIEDDKMCTVSGFQPDEGDLSVNTTDNNVNLDFDSMSETESESGFEQRKPVPGLPRPASLNAFDIISMSRGFDLSGLFDEGGEGSRFISGAPVPKIISKLEEIAKVVSFTVRKKDCKVSLEGSREGAKGPLTLQAEIFELTPSLVVVEVKKKGGDKGEYDEFCNRELRPRLENLALDEPPPPHIAAAAAAAIALDGGLANLPSDTE; encoded by the coding sequence ATGGCCGCGGCACTGCCGACGGCATCAGCGAGAGCAAGTGCGAAAAAGAAGGAGAAAGAGTCCACTTCACCCGGGGGTCTATTGCTAGGGCGATACGAACAAGGTAAACTTTTAGGTCATGGCACTTTCGCTAAAGTATACCACGCTAAAAACGTCAAAACCAATGAAAGCGTAGCAATCAAAGTGTTGGACAAGGAGAAAATCTTAAAGGGAGGATTAATGACTCATATTAAGCGAGAGATCGCAATCCTCCGCCGTGTCCGACACCCGAATATCGTTCAATTATTCGAAGTTATGGCTACCAAATCCAAGATATTTTTCGTGATGGAGTACGTTCGTGGTGGCGAATTGTTCAACAAAGTTGCAAAAGGAAGATTAAAGGAGGATGTAGCCAGGAAGTACTTTCAACAATTGATTGCAGCGGTGTCGTTTTGTCACGCGCGGGGTGTGTACCACCGCGATCTGAAGCCGGAAAATTTATTATTAGACGAACACGGAGACTTGAAGGTATCCGATTTCGGATTAAGTGCGGTTTCGGAACAAATTCAGCAAGATGGGTTGTTTCATACGTTTTGTGGGACTCCAGCGTATGTAGCTCCAGAAGTGTTGGCTAGAAAAGGGTATGATGCTGCTAAGGTTGATATATGGTCTTGTGGGGTCATCTTATTCGTGTTAATGGCCGGTTATTTACCCTTTCACGACCCCAATCTAATGTCCATGTATCGGAAGATCTACAAGGGTGAATTCAGGTGTCCCAGGTGGTTTTCGCCCGATTTAGCCAAACTTTTAATGAGATTATTGGATACCAATCCGGATACCAGAATTACCCTTCCGGAAGTCATGGAGAACCCGTGGTTCAGGAAGGGGTACAAGCATGTCAAGTTTTACATCGAGGATGATAAAATGTGTACCGTTTCCGGATTCCAACCCGATGAAGGCGACTTATCCGTAAACACTACAGATAATAACGTAAACCTCGATTTCGATTCAATGTCTGAGACCGAGTCCGAGTCTGGTTTCGAGCAACGTAAACCTGTCCCAGGGTTACCCCGCCCTGCCAGTCTAAACGCGTTCGACATCATATCAATGTCCAGAGGGTTTGATTTATCGGGTTTATTCGACGAAGGTGGGGAAGGCTCCAGATTCATATCCGGTGCACCGGTACCTAAAATAATATCAAAATTGGAGGAAATTGCAAAGGTGGTGAGTTTCACGGTACGTAAAAAGGATTGCAAAGTAAGTCTGGAAGGATCAAGAGAAGGAGCGAAAGGGCCGTTGACGTTACAAGCCGAGATATTCGAGTTAACACCGTCGTTGGTAGTGGTGGAAGTTAAGAAGAAAGGTGGTGATAAAGGAGAATACGATGAGTTTTGTAACCGTGAATTGCGGCCACGACTTGAAAATCTCGCCCTTGATGAACCGCCTCCGCCGCATATCGCCGCCGCCGCTGCCGCTGCAATCGCCTTAGACGGTGGACTTGCCAATTTGCCGTCGGATACGGAGTGA